The genomic stretch ctactgcaatccaagatggtgcggtacaatcgcccatcttgaactgcaaatttattcttactgcgatccaagacggtgcggtatcatcgcctatcttggactgcagatttaattttactgcaatttttTAGGTGGAGCGATATAATCGCACACCCTACCCTGCATATTTGAATTTACctgctgtttaatttcattgcaattttatgtggtgcggtataatcgcccacgctgctctgcatatttaatttttctgttacttgagtggtgcggaataatcgcccattctatattacattatttcaatgagaatggtgcggtacgATCGCCCTTCTCATTCATCCTGAAAATCTCGAGccagaagtttcgagtgcttatcattttggcctgaagatcaaaatgaaaaatttgtaagaaccagaagttctaacatcatattccttcaggaatacatattattgcaagttcttacacatctcattttctttcagaaaagaaaatggcgaacttggcgAAGCTTGAATTTGCTGCCCTGGATATTACCGGGAAGAATTATCTGACCTGGGTattggataccaagatccatttggaagcagggaatcttggtgataccatcagggaagagagcaactcatcctctcaagatcgggcaaagaccatgattttcattcgccgccatcttgatgaggcgctaaagagcgagtacttaacggttgaagatccgttagctctctggaatgccttgagaaacagatacaatcaccagacaacggtgattcttccaagggccCGCTATGAGTGGACTCATCTGAGGATTCAAGACTTCAAGTCAGTGGCAGAATACAATTCTGCattgttcagaattacctctcagATGAAGCTCTGTGGGGATATTATTACTGAAGAtcatatgctggaaaagactctcagcacatttcatgcctccaacgtgctcctgcagcagcagtatagagcgcgaggctacactgagtacaaccagctgatatctgtGCTCTTAGTAGCTGAACAGAATGatgagctcctgatgaaaaaccatcattcccgacctactggatctgcaccattcccagaagtgaatgctgcttccctcgaagtgaacgccacatcctctggtggtgataatcataaacgaggacgtggccacaagcgaggtcgatggaataggaaaggcaagaaccatggagttcagtttcacaaccaggttccgaggcataattcaggcccgagcttcaaaaatgtgaatcgccacaaaggcaaagctcatatgaaccatgctcctagaaactctgaaggagcctgccataggtgtggtggcaatgggcattgggcgcgtacttgtcgtaccccaaaacatctagtggatctgtatcaagcctccctcaaggagaagggtgtcgagaccaactttctcgaccaggctagaccaatggatatacctgatccagtgtttgacttatcagggcagttgaacacaactcATCTAGATGTTTCAGACTATATTGTGGAAAGGGGAAATGAAGTATATCGGTCtgattgaatcattaatgtacttttattatgctgaacttgtagtattttcagattcaataaaagtggcatgtaaatttcttgttataactTGCTTTTAATTCTGATTCTCTTACTcagagagcatggataaaaattgtggttattctcagaacatgagaaatggcggagatatttgtcttgcagacagtgcaaccacacatacaatacttcgtgatcgaaagtatttctcaagcttaatACCTACAAGAGtaggggtaacaacaatatcaggaccTTCAGATGTAATTCAAGGTTCAGGgaaagcccagattatgttaccaaatggaacaatattatccatacagaatgcattgtatgctactcgatctactcgaaatttgttgagtttcaaagacatacgtctaaatggataccacattgaaacaaaaagtgcagaaaatgtggagtatctatgcattacctccaatgatacccagaagcgtatattggagaagttgcatgGTATGTCGAGTGGattatattatacatacataaggacaattgaatcacatactgtcatgaaccagaagttcattgattcaaaagtttacatgctttggcatgaccgtctgggtcatccaggatctaccatgatgcgtagaatcattaccaactctaatggacatccattagtgagcagacacattgctgccttaaatgataacccttgcaaagcttgttctcaagggaagttggtaattagaccatctcaactaaaggttgatgctgaatccccatcatttctgcaaagaattcaaggggatatttgtgggcctattcaaccatcatgtggaccatttcgatattttatggttttggttgatgcatctacccgatggtcacatgtttgtctcttgtctactcggaatgtagcctttgcgagacttcttgctcaaataattaagttacgagcacagttcccagattatcccattaagtcaatccgactcgataatgctggtgaatttacgtctcaaacttttgatgattattgcatgacattgggcattgatgttgaacaccctgttcctcatgtccatactcaaaatggtttagcagaagcattgatcaagcggcttcagttaatagctcgcactctgcttatgaaaaccaaattaccAGTCTCTGCgtggggacatgccatcttacatactgcatcattggttcgattgagacctatagccaaccatcaatactcttcagtacaactcgtgtttggacatcagccaaacatttcccatttacgagtttttggttgtgctgtttatgtgcctattgcaccgctgcaacgcactaaaatgggacctcagcgtagactgggaatttacgtgggttttgattcaccatctatcattagatatttggaacccttgacaggtgatatgtttacagctcgttttgctgattgtcactttgatgagacaattttcccgttgttagggggagaaaagaccgttccagaagaacggaaagagctgacatgggttgttcccaccttgtctcattttgatcctcatagcattcaatgtgaaaatgaagtgagaaggatcgttcatcttcaaagcattgccaatcaaatgccagatgcatttaatgatgctatgaaagtgacaaaatcacatataccagctgcaaatgcacctgcaaaaattgatgtccctgttggacaaaataaagtggcagcaaatgattcatctggtgcacgcctgaagcgtgaTAGACCccaaggttcaaaagattcagctcctcgaaagagaaagtcgagggcacaactgaatccaaatgaaatcattcaggaagagaaaatgaatgatacatCCACAATTCATCATTCTGgacttccagaaaaagaaaatgtctttGATGAGACATCtgtccctgaagagacagaagtacatgaaagcaaagaaatctccataaattatgcatgtacaaatgaattgtgggatcgaaatgaaataatcattgatgatatgtttgcatttgcagtagccactgaaatcatcttaagtgatgatattgagccccgttctgttgatgaatgcaaacagagacatgattggcctaagtggaaagttgcaatccaggcagaattaaattccttggaaaagcggaatgtttttggaccagtagtccaaaccccgcctagtgtaaaccccgtgggttacaaatgggtattcacaaggaaacgcaatgagaaaaacgagatcgcaagatacaaagcacgactcgttgcacaaggtttttctcaaagacctggaattgattatgaggagacatactctcctgtaatggacgcaattacgtttcgttacttaataagtttagtggtttcagaaagacttgatatgcgacttatggatgtcatcactgcctatctatatggagaattagatactgacatctatatgaaagtcccagaaggacttaagttgcctgaaacaagtaataaaccacgaggtatactctcgatcaaattaaggcgatcattgtatggtctgaagcaatctggacgaatgtggtataatcgtctcagtgagtatttgatcaaagaagggtatatcaacaatgttatttgcccttgtg from Pyrus communis chromosome 7, drPyrComm1.1, whole genome shotgun sequence encodes the following:
- the LOC137740589 gene encoding uncharacterized protein, giving the protein MANLAKLEFAALDITGKNYLTWVLDTKIHLEAGNLDPLALWNALRNRYNHQTTVILPRARYEWTHLRIQDFKSVAEYNSALFRITSQMKLCGDIITEDHMLEKTLSTFHASNVLLQQQYRARGYTEYNQLISVLLVAEQNDELLMKNHHSRPTGSAPFPERAWIKIVVILRT